In one Chitinophaga sancti genomic region, the following are encoded:
- a CDS encoding RagB/SusD family nutrient uptake outer membrane protein: protein MIRKLIYNTMLAAVMIGGLAACTKDLDRNPITEETTASVYTKFSNYKSILAKLYAGLATTGQTGPTGSADISGIDEGTSNYIRAYFQMQELPTDETVMGWNDGTVQNFHKMNWTADDNFITAMFARLFYQISQCNEFIRQTSDAKLGSNGITGADAETAKTFRNEARFLRALSYYHAMDMFGNVPFATDSNQVSYYYPNQVTRAQLFTYIESELKALESLLADPGTNEYGRADKACVWMLLSRLYLNAGVYTGTDRYTDAITYSSKVINAGFSLVPDYANLFKADNNTTAKNEFLLSANYDGARTQTYGGTTYLVCASLGGTMTPANAGVSSAWAGLRTTSALVKLFPDVTGATDSRAMFYTSGQKLEINDLGTFTDGYAVTKWSNKTSTGGSGSSASFVDTDFPLFRLPEAYLTYAEAVLRGGTGGNISEAVNFVNKVRERAYGDASGDITSAQLTLQFILDERGREFYWEGHRRTDLIRYGLFTGGTYVWPWKGGVAAGAAVGDFRTLYPIPATELVANPNLKQNSGY from the coding sequence ATGATCAGGAAATTAATATATAATACAATGCTTGCCGCTGTGATGATTGGAGGCCTGGCAGCTTGTACAAAAGACCTGGACCGAAATCCAATTACGGAAGAAACTACGGCCAGCGTATATACAAAATTCAGTAATTACAAAAGTATCCTGGCTAAGCTGTATGCAGGCCTGGCTACTACGGGGCAAACCGGGCCTACCGGTAGTGCCGATATCAGTGGAATTGACGAAGGTACTTCCAACTACATCCGTGCTTATTTCCAGATGCAGGAATTACCTACTGACGAAACTGTAATGGGATGGAATGATGGTACTGTTCAGAACTTCCATAAAATGAACTGGACGGCTGATGACAACTTCATCACCGCTATGTTTGCCCGTCTCTTCTACCAGATCTCCCAGTGTAATGAGTTTATCCGTCAGACCTCTGATGCTAAACTGGGCAGCAATGGTATCACTGGCGCCGATGCAGAAACGGCTAAGACCTTCAGAAATGAAGCAAGATTCCTGCGTGCACTCAGCTATTATCATGCGATGGATATGTTTGGAAATGTACCTTTTGCTACTGATAGCAACCAGGTATCCTACTACTATCCTAACCAGGTTACCCGTGCACAGTTGTTCACCTATATAGAATCAGAACTGAAAGCCCTGGAAAGCCTGCTGGCAGATCCGGGAACGAATGAATATGGTCGTGCAGATAAGGCTTGCGTTTGGATGCTCTTATCCAGGTTGTACCTGAATGCAGGAGTTTATACCGGTACAGACCGTTATACAGATGCGATCACCTATAGTTCCAAAGTGATCAATGCAGGGTTCTCACTGGTTCCTGATTATGCTAACCTGTTCAAGGCAGATAACAACACTACCGCTAAAAACGAGTTCCTGCTCAGCGCCAATTATGACGGTGCCAGAACACAGACTTATGGTGGTACTACTTACCTGGTTTGTGCATCATTAGGTGGTACAATGACGCCTGCCAATGCCGGTGTAAGCAGTGCATGGGCTGGTTTACGTACTACCAGTGCATTGGTGAAATTATTCCCTGATGTAACAGGTGCTACTGATAGCCGTGCAATGTTCTATACCAGCGGACAGAAACTTGAGATCAATGATCTGGGAACATTCACCGATGGTTATGCTGTAACCAAATGGAGTAACAAAACATCTACAGGTGGTAGCGGTTCAAGTGCTTCATTCGTAGATACAGACTTCCCACTGTTCCGCCTACCAGAGGCATATCTGACCTATGCAGAAGCTGTATTGAGAGGTGGTACCGGTGGTAATATTTCTGAAGCGGTGAACTTTGTAAACAAGGTTCGTGAAAGAGCCTATGGCGATGCCAGCGGCGATATTACCAGTGCTCAGCTCACCCTGCAATTCATCCTGGATGAAAGAGGCCGTGAATTCTACTGGGAAGGTCATCGCAGAACAGACCTGATCCGTTATGGCTTGTTCACCGGCGGTACTTATGTATGGCCATGGAAAGGCGGTGTAGCTGCTGGTGCAGCGGTAGGAGATTTCCGTACACTGTATCCGATCCCTGCTACAGAGCTGGTGGCTAATCCTAATCTCAAACAGAACAGTGGTTACTAA
- a CDS encoding SusC/RagA family TonB-linked outer membrane protein, translating into MKRTHFTRLALLLCFILITLGVYAQSGSISGSVTDDTNSPVPGTILFLKGSSKNAVADSVGHYTIHGISAGNYVLVARMAGFEAVEKAITVGSGNVDLNIQLKTDTKGLSEVVVIGYGTQKKSDLTGSIALVTTKDFNKGPASSPEQLITGKVPGVLITSNGGAPGSGSTIRVRGGASLNATNDPLVVIDGVPVENGNVSGSSNALAMVNPNDIESFSVLKDASATAIYGSRASNGVVIITTKKGRAGDKLKLAFTTNNAVSKATSFSPVLSAAEFTDIVKAHGTDGQIAMLGTDNTDWQKQIYQSALSTDNNLSISGSWKKLPYRVSIGNLYQDGILKTSNLKRTSGAVNLSPSLFDDHLKINLNLKGSVADNRFADQGAINSAMAFDPTKPVYSGNDNYGGYYEWMQNNALFALATRNPLGMLKLKNDASTVKRSIGNLQFDYKFHFLPELHANMNLGYDYSKGTGNTNIPAYAALSYYNGKGGSFHHYEQEKQDKLFDFYLNYNKSLKAIKSAISATAGYSYQDFITTTPAFATLDGSGDTTTAAGNYSKSQHTLVSFFGRLNYTFNEKYMLTATLRRDGTSRFQKHWGNFPSVALAWKIKDENFLKNSKVLSDLKLRLGYGVTGQEDIGQDYAAVSRYTWGDAASSYQLGNAYYHTLRAAGYDQNIKWEQTATYNIAMDYGFLNNRINGSLDFYYKKTSDLLATVTAPAGTNLTNTLFTNVGSLENRGVEFIINATPIATKDFTWNAGFNITYNHNKILSLSKVKSDTAVGFATGGIDGGTGNTIQINSTGYAINSFYVYKQIYDKNGKPIEGLYEDRNGDGAITAADKYRYKSPNPTLFLSFNSNFNYKQWTLGFSLRSNIGNYVYNNQASNFGNYKSFQNAAFLANMSSSVLKTSFANPQYWSDYYVENGSFVRMDYLNLAYDFGRVWHQKLGVRVNANVQNVFVITKYSGQDPEVFSGIDNRFYPRPRVYSLGVNLDF; encoded by the coding sequence ATGAAACGAACACACTTTACCCGGTTAGCGCTGCTGTTGTGTTTTATCCTGATCACATTAGGCGTATACGCCCAGTCAGGAAGTATCAGCGGATCCGTTACGGACGACACAAACAGTCCGGTACCCGGAACCATCCTTTTCCTGAAAGGTAGCAGCAAGAATGCAGTTGCAGACAGTGTAGGTCATTACACTATCCATGGTATAAGTGCCGGTAATTATGTACTGGTAGCGAGAATGGCAGGCTTTGAAGCTGTAGAAAAAGCCATCACTGTTGGAAGCGGCAATGTAGATCTCAACATTCAACTGAAAACTGATACCAAAGGATTAAGCGAAGTAGTGGTGATCGGTTATGGTACGCAAAAGAAAAGCGACCTTACCGGATCTATCGCACTCGTAACTACGAAAGATTTTAACAAAGGCCCGGCCTCTTCTCCTGAACAACTTATCACTGGTAAAGTACCGGGTGTACTGATCACCTCCAATGGTGGTGCACCGGGTAGTGGTAGTACAATCCGTGTACGTGGTGGTGCATCTCTGAATGCCACCAACGATCCGCTGGTTGTAATTGATGGGGTACCTGTTGAAAATGGTAATGTGAGCGGTTCTTCCAATGCACTCGCAATGGTGAATCCGAATGATATCGAATCATTCTCCGTATTGAAAGATGCATCTGCAACCGCGATCTATGGTTCCCGTGCATCCAATGGTGTGGTGATCATTACTACCAAGAAAGGTCGTGCAGGCGATAAATTGAAACTGGCTTTCACCACTAACAATGCGGTGTCTAAAGCAACGAGTTTTTCTCCTGTATTATCCGCAGCAGAATTTACTGATATCGTAAAAGCACATGGTACTGACGGGCAAATTGCCATGCTGGGTACTGATAATACAGACTGGCAGAAACAAATTTACCAGTCAGCACTGAGCACAGACAATAACCTGAGCATCAGTGGTTCCTGGAAGAAATTGCCGTACCGTGTTTCTATCGGTAATCTTTACCAGGATGGGATCCTTAAAACTTCTAACCTGAAAAGAACTTCCGGTGCAGTAAATCTCTCTCCAAGTCTTTTCGACGACCACCTGAAAATAAACCTGAACCTGAAAGGATCTGTAGCAGACAATCGTTTTGCTGATCAGGGAGCGATCAATTCCGCTATGGCTTTTGATCCTACCAAACCAGTTTATTCCGGTAATGACAATTACGGTGGTTATTATGAGTGGATGCAAAATAATGCGCTGTTTGCCCTCGCTACAAGAAACCCGCTGGGTATGCTGAAACTGAAGAATGATGCATCTACTGTGAAGAGAAGTATCGGCAACTTACAGTTCGACTACAAGTTCCATTTCCTGCCAGAACTGCACGCGAATATGAACCTGGGTTATGATTATTCTAAAGGTACCGGCAACACGAATATTCCTGCTTATGCAGCATTGTCTTATTACAATGGTAAGGGTGGTTCTTTCCATCACTACGAACAGGAAAAGCAAGACAAACTCTTCGATTTCTACCTGAACTATAATAAATCATTAAAGGCGATTAAGAGCGCTATCAGCGCAACTGCCGGTTATTCTTACCAGGATTTCATCACCACCACACCAGCATTTGCAACACTGGATGGCTCCGGCGATACTACCACTGCGGCAGGTAACTATAGCAAATCACAGCATACACTGGTTTCCTTCTTCGGTCGTTTGAATTATACATTCAACGAGAAGTATATGCTGACAGCTACCCTGCGTCGTGATGGTACTTCCCGCTTCCAGAAACACTGGGGTAATTTCCCTTCTGTAGCACTGGCATGGAAAATTAAAGATGAGAATTTCCTGAAGAATTCAAAAGTACTGTCTGATCTGAAACTGAGACTGGGTTATGGTGTAACCGGTCAGGAAGATATAGGGCAGGATTATGCTGCTGTATCCCGTTATACATGGGGTGATGCGGCTTCTTCTTACCAACTGGGGAATGCTTATTATCACACATTGCGTGCAGCTGGTTATGACCAGAACATTAAGTGGGAACAGACTGCGACTTACAACATCGCAATGGATTACGGTTTCCTTAATAACAGGATCAACGGTAGCCTGGATTTCTACTACAAGAAAACCAGCGATCTGCTGGCAACCGTTACAGCGCCTGCAGGTACTAACCTGACGAATACATTGTTCACGAATGTAGGTAGCCTGGAAAACAGGGGGGTGGAATTCATTATCAATGCAACTCCTATTGCAACGAAAGACTTCACCTGGAATGCTGGTTTTAACATTACTTACAACCACAACAAGATCCTGTCTCTCTCCAAAGTGAAGAGTGATACAGCGGTAGGTTTCGCAACAGGCGGCATCGACGGTGGTACTGGTAATACGATCCAGATCAATTCAACTGGTTATGCAATCAATTCTTTCTACGTATACAAACAGATCTACGATAAGAATGGCAAACCTATTGAAGGTTTATATGAAGACAGAAACGGTGATGGTGCTATTACTGCGGCAGATAAATACCGTTACAAATCACCAAATCCAACCTTGTTCCTGAGCTTCAATTCAAACTTCAATTACAAACAGTGGACACTTGGTTTCAGCCTGCGTAGTAACATCGGTAACTACGTTTACAATAACCAGGCTTCCAACTTCGGTAACTACAAGTCTTTCCAGAATGCGGCTTTCCTGGCAAACATGTCTTCCAGTGTGTTGAAAACAAGTTTTGCCAACCCACAATACTGGTCTGACTACTATGTAGAGAATGGTTCATTTGTGCGGATGGATTACCTGAACCTGGCCTATGATTTTGGCCGTGTATGGCATCAGAAACTTGGTGTAAGAGTGAACGCCAACGTACAGAACGTATTCGTGATCACCAAATACAGTGGTCAGGATCCGGAAGTGTTCAGCGGTATAGATAATAGGTTCTATCCACGTCCACGTGTGTATTCCCTGGGCGTAAATCTTGATTTTTAA
- a CDS encoding LacI family DNA-binding transcriptional regulator codes for MERVDIKRLAEKLNLSTSTVSRAFRGNSDINPETKARILAAAKEFNYQPNHHASNLRDKRSNTIAIIVPEIANNFFSQAIHGIERVAREKDYYTLIYLTDDDYDKEVMFVEKLYNGRVDGIIMSASGEANDHRYLKTTGNKQIPLVFFDRVYDDIDVPKVTTDDYASAFSATRHLIEAGCRKVAFLVINKSMSIGNIRMQGYKDALQDAGIPFQEQLVVDCSNDYDKNYHILTDFLVNERPDGLFTAVERLAISSYYVCHDLGINIPGDVKVVSFSSLEIASLLNPALSTITQPAYDLGTHAAEMLFKVLEGIPPQNNHIILGSKLIPRLSSAKM; via the coding sequence ATGGAGCGTGTTGATATAAAACGATTAGCAGAAAAGCTCAACCTATCCACGTCTACTGTTTCAAGGGCATTTAGAGGTAACAGCGATATTAATCCGGAAACTAAGGCAAGAATTCTGGCTGCGGCCAAGGAATTCAACTACCAGCCAAACCACCATGCCAGTAACTTGCGGGATAAGCGAAGCAATACGATTGCCATCATTGTACCGGAAATTGCCAATAACTTCTTCTCCCAGGCCATCCATGGCATAGAACGTGTAGCAAGGGAAAAAGATTATTATACATTGATCTACCTTACCGATGATGACTACGATAAAGAAGTAATGTTCGTCGAAAAGCTGTACAATGGCCGTGTAGATGGTATCATTATGTCTGCCTCAGGAGAGGCCAATGACCATCGTTACCTGAAGACGACGGGCAACAAACAGATTCCCCTTGTATTTTTCGATAGGGTGTACGATGATATAGACGTACCTAAAGTGACTACGGATGACTATGCGAGTGCTTTCTCCGCTACCCGTCACCTGATAGAAGCTGGTTGCCGGAAGGTCGCCTTCCTGGTAATTAATAAAAGTATGTCCATCGGTAATATCCGTATGCAGGGTTACAAAGATGCCCTGCAGGATGCAGGTATCCCTTTCCAGGAGCAGCTGGTGGTGGATTGCAGCAATGATTATGACAAGAACTATCATATCCTGACAGATTTCCTGGTAAATGAACGTCCTGACGGGCTATTCACTGCTGTAGAGCGTTTGGCTATTTCAAGTTATTACGTTTGCCACGACCTGGGTATCAATATTCCAGGGGATGTGAAAGTGGTCAGTTTTTCCAGCCTGGAAATTGCCTCTCTACTCAATCCTGCGCTATCCACAATTACCCAACCGGCCTACGATCTGGGCACACATGCTGCAGAAATGTTGTTCAAAGTACTGGAGGGAATCCCTCCTCAGAACAATCATATCATATTGGGTTCCAAGCTCATTCCACGTCTTTCATCTGCAAAAATGTAA
- the nirK gene encoding copper-containing nitrite reductase, whose protein sequence is MTRLKSLIIAILSACLLNACSSSTPEQTKTPSTDIKVVGESIAELTSPPLVPKPVGNREATKLIVNMEIVEKEGTMADGVKYLYWTFNGTVPGSFIRTRVGDEVEFHLKNHPNNKLPHNIDLHAVTGTGGGAASSFVAPGHEVTFSFKVLNPGLFVYHCATAPVAMHIANGMYGLILVEPEGGLPPVDKEYYIMQGDFYTKGKNGDPGLQPFDMQKAIDERPDYVVFNGRVGSLTGDHSLKAKVGETVRLFVGNGGPNMVSSFHVIGEIFDHVNVEGGDLVNHNVQTTLIPAGGASIVDFKCEVPGTFVIVDHSITRTFNKGSLGMLTVTGDENKQIYSGKQTEGIYQPEGSTIQNMPGEKAPDAPKAASYDERVALGKSVFAKTCLACHQENGQGIPNAFPPLAKSDFLNADVNRAIGVVLHGKTGEVVVNGAKFNGVMPAQVLSDEEIANVLTFVYSSWGNKKQEIKPAMVAAQRGK, encoded by the coding sequence ATGACAAGACTCAAATCTCTAATCATTGCAATCCTCAGTGCATGCCTGCTGAACGCCTGTTCCAGCTCCACACCTGAACAAACTAAAACACCTTCCACGGATATAAAAGTCGTTGGTGAAAGCATCGCTGAACTCACCTCTCCCCCACTGGTTCCTAAACCCGTTGGCAACAGGGAAGCGACCAAACTCATTGTGAACATGGAAATTGTAGAGAAAGAAGGTACTATGGCCGATGGTGTAAAATACCTTTACTGGACTTTCAACGGCACCGTGCCCGGTAGCTTTATCCGTACCCGTGTGGGCGACGAAGTGGAATTTCACCTGAAAAACCACCCTAACAATAAACTGCCACACAACATCGACCTCCATGCCGTAACCGGTACTGGTGGCGGTGCAGCCTCCTCCTTCGTAGCCCCCGGCCATGAAGTGACCTTCTCTTTCAAGGTACTGAACCCTGGCCTTTTCGTATACCATTGTGCGACAGCTCCCGTTGCCATGCACATTGCCAATGGTATGTATGGCCTGATCCTCGTAGAACCTGAAGGAGGCCTACCTCCCGTTGATAAAGAATATTATATCATGCAGGGCGACTTCTATACTAAAGGTAAAAACGGCGATCCCGGTCTGCAACCTTTCGATATGCAGAAAGCCATCGACGAACGCCCTGACTACGTGGTTTTCAACGGCCGTGTAGGTTCCCTCACCGGCGATCATTCACTGAAGGCAAAAGTTGGTGAAACCGTACGCCTCTTCGTTGGTAATGGTGGACCTAACATGGTGTCTTCCTTCCACGTGATCGGCGAGATCTTCGACCATGTAAATGTAGAAGGTGGTGACCTCGTTAATCACAACGTACAAACCACTTTAATTCCTGCCGGTGGCGCATCTATCGTAGACTTCAAGTGCGAAGTACCCGGTACCTTCGTAATCGTAGACCACTCCATTACACGTACCTTCAACAAAGGTTCCCTGGGTATGCTCACTGTTACCGGCGATGAGAATAAACAAATCTATTCCGGCAAACAAACAGAAGGTATCTATCAACCTGAAGGCAGTACAATTCAGAATATGCCCGGTGAAAAAGCACCTGATGCTCCCAAAGCAGCCTCTTACGACGAGAGAGTAGCCCTGGGTAAATCTGTCTTTGCTAAAACATGCCTGGCCTGCCACCAGGAAAATGGTCAGGGTATTCCAAACGCTTTCCCTCCACTCGCAAAATCTGATTTCCTGAATGCCGATGTAAACAGGGCAATTGGTGTTGTGCTGCATGGCAAGACTGGTGAAGTCGTAGTGAATGGTGCGAAATTCAATGGCGTAATGCCCGCCCAGGTGCTGAGTGATGAAGAAATTGCCAATGTGCTGACCTTCGTTTACTCCAGCTGGGGCAATAAGAAACAGGAAATTAAACCAGCAATGGTAGCTGCTCAAAGAGGTAAATAA
- a CDS encoding formylglycine-generating enzyme family protein, whose translation MKTILLFTTGICFAVSCTRVPAQEEGTTPLAQIALAPVADTVKMAEVKSGVYTPFFGKKDTTILVRGFMMDVVPVTNRRFLEFVKHNPQWRRSQVKHIYAEANYLVNWANDTTLSPAMDPEAPVTNISWFAAKAYCDAAGKSLPTVDQWEYAAMADKTSADARNKTTYNKDILSWYEKPNTAGNRVHQTPENVWGIADLHGLVWEWTADFNEVMLSGESRKDVSNDAAKFCGSGSVGATDLMNYAAFMRYAFRGSLKANYCVQNQGFRAVKNL comes from the coding sequence ATGAAAACGATCCTCCTTTTTACTACCGGCATCTGCTTCGCCGTATCCTGCACCCGCGTTCCGGCACAGGAAGAAGGAACGACGCCTCTCGCTCAGATAGCACTGGCTCCTGTAGCTGATACCGTAAAGATGGCGGAAGTGAAAAGCGGCGTTTATACACCTTTCTTTGGTAAAAAAGATACGACGATATTGGTACGGGGATTCATGATGGACGTGGTTCCCGTTACCAATCGCCGTTTCCTGGAATTTGTGAAACATAATCCGCAATGGCGGCGCTCACAGGTAAAACACATCTATGCAGAAGCAAATTACCTGGTGAACTGGGCAAACGATACCACACTTTCCCCCGCTATGGATCCTGAAGCACCCGTTACAAACATCTCCTGGTTTGCCGCCAAAGCCTACTGCGATGCCGCAGGCAAATCACTGCCCACTGTAGACCAGTGGGAATACGCCGCCATGGCCGATAAAACATCAGCCGATGCACGAAACAAAACAACTTATAATAAAGACATTCTTAGCTGGTACGAAAAACCCAATACTGCCGGTAACCGTGTGCATCAGACACCTGAAAATGTATGGGGAATAGCAGACCTGCATGGACTGGTGTGGGAATGGACTGCTGATTTTAATGAAGTGATGTTATCAGGCGAGTCCAGGAAAGATGTGTCAAACGATGCAGCGAAATTCTGTGGTAGTGGCTCCGTGGGCGCCACCGACCTGATGAACTATGCTGCCTTTATGCGATATGCTTTTCGTGGAAGCCTGAAAGCGAATTACTGCGTACAGAATCAGGGATTCAGAGCTGTTAAAAACCTGTAA
- a CDS encoding SCO family protein, with protein MKRMICLLFAFCMACKQPQTKISDKSIFNLTSTWHTEEGKSIQLKDLKGKVLVMVMIYTSCKVACPRLVADMQDIRKKVGSNDKVQYVLVSIDPETDTPQRLKAFAISKEMDGDEWTFLQGNPETVREFANVLSVKYKEISPMDFSHSNIISVFSSGGDLLHQQEGLGVNNKETIAAILQAANH; from the coding sequence ATGAAAAGGATGATCTGCTTACTGTTTGCATTTTGCATGGCATGTAAGCAACCTCAAACTAAAATCTCAGATAAATCGATCTTTAATCTGACTTCCACCTGGCATACAGAAGAAGGGAAATCCATTCAGCTAAAAGACCTGAAAGGAAAAGTGCTGGTGATGGTCATGATCTATACATCCTGCAAGGTGGCCTGCCCCCGCTTAGTTGCTGATATGCAGGACATTCGCAAAAAGGTGGGCAGCAACGATAAAGTACAATATGTACTCGTAAGCATCGATCCTGAAACCGATACGCCTCAAAGGCTAAAAGCATTTGCAATTTCAAAAGAGATGGATGGCGATGAATGGACCTTTCTGCAGGGCAACCCGGAAACAGTTCGTGAATTCGCTAATGTGTTGTCAGTTAAATACAAAGAGATTTCTCCGATGGATTTCTCTCATTCAAATATTATCAGCGTCTTCAGCTCCGGAGGTGACCTGTTACATCAACAGGAAGGCCTGGGTGTCAATAACAAGGAGACAATTGCTGCGATCTTACAGGCAGCCAACCATTAA
- a CDS encoding TerD family protein, translated as MAINLQKGQRINIGLNKITIGLGWDPNDGTGYAFDLDASAFMLDDKRLIPTEGFFVFYGNPDSEDTALHHSGDDPTGGNSDGGDDESIRVDLSLVDNRVQEILFVVTIHEAQQRRQTFGQVRNSYIRIVDDANGQEIAKYELGEDFSIETAVEFGRLYKRNDQWKFEASGIGYREDLAFFLSRHFKGQIIK; from the coding sequence ATGGCTATCAATTTACAGAAAGGACAACGGATTAACATAGGATTAAACAAGATCACTATCGGTTTAGGTTGGGACCCAAATGACGGAACCGGATATGCTTTCGACCTCGATGCCTCTGCATTTATGTTGGATGACAAACGCCTGATTCCAACCGAAGGTTTCTTCGTGTTTTATGGTAACCCTGATTCGGAAGACACTGCCTTACACCACTCGGGCGATGACCCTACCGGCGGCAACAGCGATGGCGGTGATGATGAAAGTATCAGGGTAGACCTCTCCTTAGTTGATAACCGGGTTCAGGAAATTCTGTTTGTTGTGACCATTCACGAAGCCCAGCAGCGTAGACAAACCTTTGGCCAGGTGCGCAACTCCTACATCCGCATTGTCGATGATGCAAACGGTCAGGAAATAGCCAAGTACGAATTAGGAGAAGACTTCTCCATCGAAACAGCTGTGGAATTCGGACGCTTGTACAAGCGGAATGATCAGTGGAAATTTGAAGCATCCGGCATTGGCTACAGGGAAGACCTCGCTTTCTTCCTCTCCCGGCATTTCAAGGGACAAATTATTAAAT